From a single Sorghum bicolor cultivar BTx623 chromosome 5, Sorghum_bicolor_NCBIv3, whole genome shotgun sequence genomic region:
- the LOC8073620 gene encoding uncharacterized protein LOC8073620 has product MGGTSKRRRRNDDYPKLRSSQQRKKHLYLALDDWNGGYSIHRLDDADDILDGDSGGGGGEEELPEPAAIRIASRCDMSFAAVGSNIFIGTNRGRNCAPPPPTLVYDTKTAAISAGPLVPECIHDLGAAMAVGENLYAPTTVPFIMSTSLQVLSMEEPWDPNPTKEWSWNTVPSPSELPFNGIDIIAYAVHRDGRTIFISAGGCTYALDTSNGVCKELGEWLLPFRGQAFFDSGLDAWVGLHREHDGRVCCCPATSLSVTTTQQPAECRMLMEKLLRRSDEDPKHWSGLRVLSPSSLVCCVPQTDGRILFRTHHLNGGTS; this is encoded by the coding sequence ATGGGCGGCACATCTAAGCGGCGGCGCCGGAACGACGATTACCCCAAGTTGAGGTCCTCCCAGCAGCGGAAGAAGCACCTCTACCTGGCGTTGGATGACTGGAACGGCGGGTACAGCATCCACAGGCTTGATGACGCCGACGACATCCTGGATGGAGattcaggaggaggaggaggagaggaggagctcCCCGAGCCGGCTGCTATTCGGATAGCATCGCGGTGCGACATGTCCTTTGCTGCTGTGGGCAGCAACATATTTATCGGCACCAACCGGGGCAGGAACTGCGCACCCCCACCCCCAACCTTGGTCTACGACACCAAAACTGCCGCCATCAGCGCCGGCCCGCTCGTTCCAGAGTGTATCCATGACTTGGGCGCTGCCATGGCTGTCGGTGAAAATCTGTATGCGCCAACAACAGTTCCTTTCATTATGTCAACCTCCTTGCAGGTTCTGTCAATGGAAGAGCCATGGGATCCAAATCCAACCAAGGAGTGGAGCTGGAACACGGTGCCCTCACCTTCAGAACTCCCGTTCAATGGAATTGACATAATCGCCTACGCGGTGCATCGGGATGGGCGCACCATTTTCATATCCGCAGGCGGCTGTACCTACGCCTTGGACACCAGCAATGGTGTGTGCAAGGAGCTTGGCGAGTGGCTATTGCCCTTCAGAGGCCAAGCTTTCTTTGATAGCGGTCTGGACGCATGGGTTGGGCTTCATCGCGAACACGACGGACGGGTTTGCTGCTGCCCAGCCACCTCCCTCAGCGTCACCACCACGCAGCAGCCAGCAGAGTGCAGGATGCTCATGGAGAAGCTGCTTCGGCGAAGCGACGAGGACCCAAAGCACTGGTCCGGTTTGAGAG